A single Natrinema pellirubrum DSM 15624 DNA region contains:
- a CDS encoding winged helix-turn-helix domain-containing protein: MGTKHTRVDDAPDDPDDLLPERSVLSLEEYLEMQAAVGNRTRFEILYRLSHADELTPTELDSVMDVDDSTLHYHLEKLRDVGLIEKRVRTERDSNGLYTYYRPTVLGEVILEHGVEELLRREWDFGEAYDSSAA, encoded by the coding sequence ATGGGGACGAAACACACTCGAGTCGACGACGCCCCGGACGATCCGGACGATCTCCTCCCGGAGCGAAGCGTCCTCTCCCTCGAGGAGTACCTCGAGATGCAGGCCGCGGTCGGGAACCGAACCCGGTTCGAGATCCTCTACCGACTCTCCCACGCGGACGAACTGACGCCGACGGAACTCGATTCGGTCATGGACGTCGACGACAGCACGCTCCACTACCACCTCGAGAAACTCCGGGACGTCGGTCTTATCGAGAAACGCGTTCGGACGGAACGGGACAGTAACGGTCTCTATACCTACTACAGGCCGACGGTCCTCGGCGAGGTCATTCTCGAACACGGGGTCGAAGAACTCCTCCGGCGCGA
- the cysS gene encoding cysteine--tRNA ligase: MTLHVTNTLTGEKEPFEPQDPENVLLYYCGLTVSDPPHLGHARSWVHVDVMHRWLEQLGYDVRHVENFTDVNEKIVARVGEDDLGADESEVAESYVRRTIEDMRSLNLLRAEVYPRVSEHVPEIVDLVETLIEKGYAYESNGSVYFDVTSFEEYGKLSNQDLTEIESQGDPDERSEKRHPADFALWKAGGVDPDAVAEHRHEGVDHGGDPPEGLTWDSPWGEGRPGWHIECSAMSMTHLGETLDIHVGGRDLVFPHHENEIAQSEAATDQQFANYWLHCELFQMDEEKMSSSLGNFVTVAEAIDRWGTNVMRTFLTAGSYNSQQLYSDETIAEAEERWDQLERAYEAAVETLDSPAASSKAEDPTLREAVADAREAFRTAMNDDFNTREAQSALLSVATAINRHLEAVGDEGADYRGLRRAVEALEELGGVLGLSFDGSTTGSAELAGDVVELVLEVREREREAGNYERADELRDELAALGIEVQDADDGPTYRLPDGG; this comes from the coding sequence ATGACCCTGCACGTGACGAACACGTTGACGGGCGAAAAAGAGCCGTTCGAGCCACAGGACCCCGAAAACGTCTTGCTCTACTACTGTGGCCTGACGGTCTCGGACCCGCCACATCTGGGCCACGCCCGCTCGTGGGTCCACGTCGACGTCATGCACCGCTGGCTCGAGCAGCTCGGCTACGACGTGCGTCACGTCGAGAACTTCACCGACGTCAACGAGAAGATCGTCGCCCGCGTCGGCGAGGACGACCTCGGCGCGGACGAAAGCGAGGTCGCCGAGAGCTACGTTCGGCGGACGATCGAGGACATGCGCTCGCTGAACCTCCTGCGCGCGGAGGTCTATCCGCGCGTCTCCGAACACGTCCCCGAGATCGTCGACCTCGTCGAGACGCTGATCGAGAAGGGCTACGCCTACGAGTCCAACGGGTCGGTCTACTTCGACGTCACGAGCTTCGAGGAGTACGGCAAGCTCTCGAACCAGGACCTGACGGAGATCGAGTCTCAGGGGGATCCGGACGAGCGCTCGGAGAAGCGCCACCCCGCGGACTTCGCGCTCTGGAAGGCCGGCGGCGTCGATCCCGACGCCGTCGCCGAACACCGCCACGAGGGCGTCGACCACGGCGGCGACCCGCCCGAGGGCCTGACCTGGGACTCCCCGTGGGGCGAGGGCCGGCCCGGCTGGCACATCGAGTGTTCGGCGATGAGCATGACCCACCTCGGCGAGACGCTGGACATCCACGTCGGCGGCCGCGATCTGGTCTTTCCCCACCACGAGAACGAGATCGCCCAGTCCGAGGCCGCGACCGACCAGCAGTTCGCGAACTACTGGCTCCACTGCGAACTGTTCCAGATGGACGAGGAGAAGATGTCCTCGAGTCTGGGCAACTTCGTCACCGTCGCGGAGGCGATCGACCGCTGGGGGACAAACGTCATGCGGACCTTCCTGACCGCCGGCTCCTACAACAGCCAACAGCTCTACTCCGATGAGACGATCGCCGAGGCCGAAGAGCGCTGGGACCAACTCGAGCGGGCCTACGAGGCCGCCGTCGAAACGCTCGACTCCCCCGCGGCGAGTTCGAAGGCCGAGGACCCGACGCTGCGCGAGGCGGTCGCCGACGCCCGCGAGGCCTTCAGGACCGCGATGAACGACGATTTCAACACCCGGGAAGCCCAGTCCGCGCTGCTGTCGGTCGCGACGGCGATCAACCGCCACCTCGAGGCGGTAGGCGACGAGGGAGCTGACTACCGCGGGCTCCGCCGGGCCGTCGAGGCGCTCGAGGAACTGGGCGGCGTCCTCGGGCTCTCCTTCGACGGGTCGACGACCGGCTCGGCCGAACTCGCCGGCGACGTGGTCGAACTCGTCCTCGAGGTCCGCGAGCGGGAACGCGAGGCGGGCAACTACGAGCGCGCCGACGAACTGCGCGACGAACTCGCGGCGCTGGGGATCGAAGTCCAGGACGCCGACGACGGGCCGACCTATCGGCTCCCCGACGGCGGGTAA
- a CDS encoding DUF7509 family protein, with the protein MTREITRDLIADRLGTVGYDRFLCYLMGPYKSFNLNYVLTDEELQDVAVEDLPSPFERLFRNEDEIDEAKALLRRVQGSLRADPGVNAFLAVDVDIDTDEVDAVTQSIEYTRCANATAFVLPFLGHNFGVGEEAGSILEAVAETGSDRIVFVREANVTSEMIRSARTRWDLRIETYETEAELIETLRRFVVTTMNRERFGDLEYLD; encoded by the coding sequence ATGACTCGGGAGATCACCCGGGATCTCATCGCCGATCGGCTCGGAACCGTCGGGTACGACCGGTTTCTGTGCTATCTGATGGGGCCGTACAAATCGTTCAACCTGAACTACGTGTTGACCGACGAGGAACTGCAAGACGTGGCGGTCGAAGACCTGCCCAGCCCCTTTGAACGGCTCTTCCGGAACGAGGACGAGATCGACGAGGCGAAGGCGCTCCTGCGTCGAGTCCAGGGATCGCTCCGGGCGGATCCGGGGGTGAACGCGTTCCTCGCGGTCGACGTCGATATCGATACGGACGAGGTCGATGCGGTGACCCAGAGCATCGAGTACACGCGGTGTGCGAACGCGACCGCGTTCGTCCTGCCGTTTCTCGGCCACAACTTCGGCGTCGGCGAGGAGGCGGGGAGCATTCTCGAGGCCGTCGCGGAGACGGGAAGCGACCGAATCGTCTTCGTTCGCGAGGCGAACGTGACCAGCGAGATGATCCGGTCGGCACGGACTCGATGGGACCTGCGCATCGAGACCTACGAGACGGAAGCGGAACTGATCGAGACGCTACGCCGGTTCGTCGTCACGACGATGAACCGCGAGCGCTTCGGTGACCTCGAGTACCTCGATTGA